In Saccharomycodes ludwigii strain NBRC 1722 chromosome III, whole genome shotgun sequence, one DNA window encodes the following:
- the RIM13 gene encoding Rim13p (similar to Saccharomyces cerevisiae YMR154C | RIM13 | Regulator of IME2): MEQQTSFGSNVNQSCDNDDNSNVNANKKKCQLCGAINDLRWNVYTTINPKQQQPNILADRIKELLFSKTADDGISDGNCPIALKESIIKMLTDIKPQDKFLWLSSKYKQNIYPPININETGGIVPKIVNSQSIATHNPKYNFSSPLKIETDGYEGIPLQQNPDLSDCSFITSLINLKNYYKDKYNPPVCQVRNCQFKYLINFYFNGSDSRLVCIDTTQIPTDRSGEQLTLNSSNFNHKILEIAYLKLKYNSFDSTGSNTGIDTFLLSGFIPEFRKINTVKWDLVEKYFNSKCCTLALGISENNFSFQNKTWNLKANHDYSIVNVESRNKKLDIVDPLYPDKIISISEWQDVVDIFDTLYVNWDYKKLFRRHEKFHFRYNVQDCNRYRYDRSSKPCFTIRNKVTERQLAPKKQENTVYLLLERHLNDNPGNCTLELFDSITSEILNIKEINNTGFYLIKTGIIDDNLLKACCYSDITASFTVHAYSLLDIEIKKFIFPNIVTIEDIFLINAPLNTSTYCKNTTFKLNIKKSSTETENGNVTINISLFSENVKTEKYVNLQIFHINDFEFSKPLIPKHDYLLNVSTVSNLLLNVNSTYKIVCSSLDSQIGEKFKLIVEESSNLAAAMTLSKYYNYHGGIFKTTIKCTSNFAICQKNNKGYSFEVKLTSKMNTMPDTWNLRLYKEKMHQGGIENMDNVGCDIKWSFTVINSKNQKDSLLFPNGMVRLNRCTASNIVINHRRKQIDNITVKLNIEDDINTYKDYYYIMEIGSLYELRVLQCEIS, from the coding sequence atgGAACAACAAACTTCATTTGGAAGCAACGTTAATCAATCAtgtgataatgatgataatagtaACGTTAAtgccaataaaaaaaaatgtcaaCTATGCGGAGCTATCAATGATCTAAGATGGAATGTCTACACAACAATTAACccaaaacaacaacaaccaaatattttagcAGACAGGattaaagaattattattctcGAAAACTGCTGATGACGGCATAAGTGATGGGAATTGCCCGATAGCTTTAAAAGAATCGATTATTAAAATGTTAACGGACATTAAACCACAGGACAAATTTCTATGGCTAAGTTCTAAATACAAACAAAACATCTATCCaccaataaatattaacGAAACTGGCGGAATTGTGCCGAAAATAGTTAATTCGCAAAGCATAGCTACACATAATCCGAAATACAATTTCAGTTCGCCATTAAAGATAGAAACTGATGGATATGAAGGAATACCATTACAACAGAATCCAGACCTTAGTGATTGCTCTTTTATAACATCTCTTATTAAtcttaaaaattattataaagataaatataatCCCCCAGTTTGTCAAGTAAGAAACTGTCAATTCAAATACCtaataaacttttattttaacgGATCAGATTCTCGATTGGTTTGTATTGATACCACTCAAATACCTACGGATAGGAGTGGTGAACAATTGACATTAAACTCTTCAAATTTTAACcataaaattttagaaataGCGTATTTGAAACTCAAATATAACTCCTTTGATAGCACAGGTTCAAATACGGGGATCGATACCTTTCTACTATCCGGGTTTATACCagaatttagaaaaatcaACACGGTTAAATGGGATTTGGTGGAAAAATACTTTAATAGTAAGTGTTGCACCCTTGCATTGGGTATTtctgaaaataattttagtttccaaaataaaacttggAACTTAAAGGCCAATCATGATTATTCAATAGTAAATGTTGAATcgagaaataaaaagttagACATTGTGGATCCATTGTATCctgataaaattataagcATTAGTGAATGGCAAGATGTCGTGGATATTTTTGACACTTTATATGTTAATTGGGATtataaaaaacttttccGTAGACATGAGAAATTCCATTTCAGATACAACGTACAAGATTGTAATAGATATCGATACGATCGTTCCTCCAAACCTTGTTTTACTATTAGAAACAAAGTCACCGAAAGACAACTGGCCCCAAAGAAACAAGAAAACACAGTATATCTACTTTTAGAACGTCATTTAAATGACAACCCAGGAAATTGCACACTAGAGCTCTTTGATAGTATAACATCTGAAATACTAAATAtcaaagaaattaataatacagggttttatttaattaaaacgGGAATAATTGACGACAATTTGTTAAAGGCCTGTTGTTATTCCGATATAACCGCTTCTTTTACTGTGCATGCATATTCACTACTGGatattgaaataaaaaaatttatttttccaaatataGTTACTATAGaagatatatttttgattaatGCACCATTAAATACCTCGACTTACTGTAAAAATACAACTTTTAAGttgaatattaaaaaatcatcaacTGAAACGGAAAATGGCAATGTTACTATAAACATAAGTTTATTTTCCGAAAATGTTAAAACTGAAAAGTACGTGAATCTACAAATTTTTCACATCAACGATTTTGAGTTTTCTAAACCATTAATACCGAAACATGATTACCTATTAAATGTTTCCACTGTATCAAATCTATTATTAAACGTTAACAGTACCTATAAAATAGTTTGCAGTTCATTAGATTCGCAAATTGGAGAGAAATTTAAATTGATAGTGGAAGAAAGCAGCAATTTGGCTGCTGCAATGACTTTgtcaaaatattataactaCCATGGTggtatatttaaaacaacaataaagtGTACATCAAATTTTGCCATttgccaaaaaaataataaaggtTATTCCTTTGAAGTGAAACTTACATCAAAAATGAATACTATGCCTGACACTTGGAATTTAAGATTatataaggaaaaaatgCATCAAGGTGGTATCGAAAATATGGATAATGTTGGTTGTGATATTAAGTGGTCATTTACTGTAATCAATTCGAAAAATCAGAAagattctttattattccCAAATGGCATGGTAAGGTTAAATAGATGTACTGCCAGtaacattgttattaacCATAGACGTAAACAAATCGACAATATTACCGTAAAGCTGAATATAGAAGATGATATAAACACTTataaagattattattatatcatGGAGATAGGATCATTATATGAGCTCAGAGTTTTGCAATGTGAAATAAGTTAa
- the NUR1 gene encoding Nur1p (similar to Saccharomyces cerevisiae YDL089W | NUR1 | NUclear Rim1): MSIWINRDKRIELEDTASKDKDNFAEHIFDTVNEKCNRFTNIKPNFFLFNFLPQFKMMSPFDIYISIHEWLVTRDWDKKLPNTAIFIGNVFTFTYYGIRLLQDYLIKPNYFKLSSRDYFDFSRSDTLRKYDYFQRFMDSPDSQNHFAHNNLPTFINSINDHWHYRYLKALNTFLNFLTFLLILINFMTTFKFLFASTKEYSIFYFKRAPNSSHVVKKSLVDLSYQYLDNESGFTPWNMLTYLLPSRFTQASYKEDDFEDENSPSGLGATSKNKQEKKYYYQLYKWSPSPFTTSLFTSFNPIVVVFLFFSDTSFLSFIAIVLNQYLFYELLIVKYESRIEDELVLSSALLEETNIKYRDNVIHPVYQDAMVNTNLDGTDNFIASFKPFNHLNGEKFITKKKINNIVTTHALSGDLIYEKFNKNAGDFEKLRKSSVRTYISKK, from the coding sequence ATGTCAATATGGATCAATAGAGATAAGCGTATTGAATTAGAAGACACTGCGTCTAAAGATAAAGACAACTTTGCGGAGCATATTTTCGATACtgtaaatgaaaaatgcaACAGATTTACAAATATCAAacccaatttttttttattcaactTCCTTCCCCAGTTTAAAATGATGTCTCCgtttgatatatatatttctatcCACGAATGGCTCGTCACTAGGGATTGGGACAAGAAGCTTCCGAATACAGCAATATTTATAGGCAATGTTTTCACGTTTACATATTATGGCATACGTTTATTAcaagattatttaataaagccaaattattttaaactttCATCAAGAGactattttgatttttccAGAAGTGATACTTTAAGAaaatatgattattttcaacGATTTATGGATTCCCCTGATAGCCAAAATCACTTTGCACATAATAATTTACCCACATTTATTAATTCAATCAATGACCATTGGCATTATAGGTACTTAAAAGCTCTGaacacttttttaaattttttaacttttttattgatcCTTATTAACTTTATGAccacttttaaatttttatttgcttCAACCAAAGAatattccattttttatttcaaaagaGCTCCCAACTCATCGCATGTAGTTAAAAAGTCCTTGGTCGATTTAAGTTATCAATATTTAGATAATGAATCGGGATTTACCCCATGGAATATGTTGACATATTTATTACCTAGCAGATTTACACAAGCTTCATATAAGGAAGATGATTTTGAAGATGAAAACAGTCCTTCGGGCCTTGGTGCCACTTCCAAAAACAAGcaagagaaaaaatattactatcAACTATACAAATGGTCACCTTCACCCTTTACAACTTCATTATTCACATCTTTTAATCCTATAGTCgtagtatttttatttttttctgataCTTCGTTTCTATCTtttattgctattgttTTGAAccaatatcttttttatgaaCTATTAATTGTTAAATATGAATCCCGAATAGAAGACGAGTTAGTATTATCTAGCGCGTTACTAGAAGAAaccaatattaaatataggGATAATGTTATTCATCCAGTGTATCAGGATGCAATGGTAAACACAAACTTAGACGGAACAGACAATTTTATTGCATCTTTCAAACCATTCAATCATTTAAACGGCGAGAAATTCATtaccaagaaaaaaataaataacattgtTACAACTCATGCACTATCTGGTGATTTGATATACGAAAAGTTTAATAAGAATGCTGgtgattttgaaaagctAAGAAAATCGTCAGTCAGAACCTacatttcaaaaaaataa